A single genomic interval of Penicillium psychrofluorescens genome assembly, chromosome: 2 harbors:
- a CDS encoding uncharacterized protein (ID:PFLUO_002413-T1.cds;~source:funannotate), producing MTTSQHNTSKQDTTEEQQENDPMATPNNAGPVFYPAFCFKASPTHFAWVKMAAVDVHRLRRQRGFEGQNIFFYNNHPIRFVSLVGLIVARTEITRRTILTLDDSSGATIDVAILHAEPKKGGATDVAAQTASSVVEDRSTVTTTAHISATERTELDITPLVPGTSIRIKGTLSQFRSQMQLNLERYELIHDTNTEMEFLDSRLRFLVEVLSNPWVLLDSEIEGLRVEAERDGMKIGEEKRRAEKRARKRKEREERDQRLIARRYEKEERRREQEAGVLRVEGGKAMRETRHQRDGSL from the exons ATGACCACGTCGCAACACAACACCTCCAAACAGGATACCACGGAGGAACAGCAAGAAAATGATCCGATGGCGACACCCAACAATGCGGGCCCGGTCTTCTACCCCGCATTCTGCTTCAAGGCGTCGCCAACCCACTTCGCctgggtgaagatggcagcTGTCGACGTGCATCGATTAAGGAGACAGCGCGGGTTTGAGG GTCAAAACATCTTCTTCTACAATAACCACCCCATCCGCTTCGTCAGCCTCGTCGGGCTCATCGTCGCGCGCACAGAGATTACGCGGCGCACGATCCTGACGCTAGACGACAGCAGCGGGGCCACCATCGACGTTGCCATTCTACACGCAGAACCCAAAAAGGGCGGCGCTACCGATGTGGCAGCACAGACAGCTTCCTCAGTAGTAGAAGACCGATCCACTGTAACAACAACAGCACATATCTCCGCAACAGAACGCACAGAGCTAGACATCACACCCCTCGTCCCCGGCACCAGCATCCGAATAAAAGGCACGCTCTCGCAATTCCGATCACAGATGCAACTCAACCTCGAGCGGTACGAGCTAATCCACGACACGAACACGGAGATGGAGTTCCTGGACTCGCGGCTACGGTTCCTCGTTGAAGTCCTTTCCAACCCGTGGGTTCTGCTTGATTCCGAGATTGAAGGTTTACGCGTCGAAGCGGAACGCGATGGGATGAAGATCGGGGAGGAGAAACGGCGTGCTGAGAAGCGTGCTCGGAAGCGCAAAGAGCGCGAGGAGAGGGATCAGAGGCTTATTGCGAGACGGtatgagaaggaggagaggaggagggagcaAGAGGCCGGTGTGCTTAGGGTGGAGGGGGGGAAGGCTATGAGGGAGACGAGGCATCAGAGGGATGGTAGCCTTTAA
- a CDS encoding uncharacterized protein (ID:PFLUO_002414-T1.cds;~source:funannotate), with product MAYDEPPDPYQDQHYHHPPALPYPSQYAPDPTDMPQRQMPPPAAPPVGSINDAVSSAVHQADNTSYLSPEVLTQITATVIQQLKASGLENLQSSSSRSQSQPPPPPPQQQPPPPVWPSAEPTSIRTRPDSPHSIASPSVHRSHADTQYNAYPPPSGYASDVRPSPKASPDPLADRRNSLSSQSSARSAKTDYRPKPPDRDATAIEMTTLEKIWGKLFEDGKPTKRLGQFLRGIAMHLIEDYPPGNTLVIVPDKLQKFYRDTHVSWDAYPWQDIFDDRTSSISRLFRVVQAEHFLVQAPNQFNERPDIPGLTPRGFEKWMTLMIQGNPDREYERLQKAVLNMPINNPDDKKERFPKELPRQLFPSVGDLDIREETEEYIMKHCGVDLPHITEAERSKAAPKSSPTPTPTPASAPSMERMPSYERGRPPPSASSTSAVLDDEDETISPAPIERERKPYSVQPGSGKVYDEFQSPRNSTGSFSTTSRPDTTGRSDRDRDSLYARSGSVHTKPPSAHRLSTHHGRSRSSSRSVNPSNEYRHSEGDLHGREGYVPRYGGASAAGDLYSESPSSTLPSNGRDHLSSHRASRAGEEEYYRGMLGGHGGGPVHERYYR from the exons ATGGCATACGATGAGCCCCCTGATCCATACCAGGACCAAcactaccaccacccaccCGCTCTCCCCTATCCCTCGCAGTATGCACCCGATCCAACCGACATGCCCCAGCGGCAGATGCCTCCGCCCGCCGCCCCGCCCGTCGGTAGCATCAATGACGCCGTCAGCTCCGCCGTTCACCAGGCCGACAACACATCCTACCTGTCCCCCGAGGTCCTGACCCAAATCACAGCGACCGTGATCCAGCAACTCAAAGCCAGCGGCCTGGAAAACCTCCaatcgtcttcttctcgatcgcAGTCCcaaccgccgccgccgccgccacagcagcagccaccaccaccagtaTGGCCGTCAGCAGAGCCGACCTCGATACGCACACGGCCAGATTCGCCTCACTCGATCGCTTCACCGTCAGTCCATCGTAGCCATGCCGACACGCAGTACAACGCCTACCCACCACCCTCGGGGTATGCGAGCGACGTTCGTCCCAGCCCTAAGGCGTCGCCCGATCCGTTAGCCGATCGACGCAACTCGCTTTCCAGCCAGAGCAGTGCGCGTAGCGCGAAGACGGACTATCGGCCGAAACCGCCCGACAGGGACGCGACTGCCATCGAGATGACTACGCTTGAGAAAATCTGGGGGAAACTGTTTGAGGATGGGAAGCCGACGAAGAGATTGGGACAGTTTTTGAGGGGCATTGCCATGCACTTG ATCGAGGACTATCCACCGGGGAATACTCTTGTCATTGTCCCGGACAAGTTGCAGAAGTTCTACAGAGACACTCATGTCTCGTGGGATGCGTATCCGTGGCAGG ACATTTTCGATGACCgcacatcctccatctcacgACTGTTTCGTGTAGTCCAGGCAGAGCACTTTTTGGTGCAGGCGCCAAACCAATTCAACGAACGACCCGATATCCCAGGCCTCACACCAAGGGGATTCGAGAAATGGATGACCCTCATGATCCAAGGTAACCCAGACCGCGAGTACGAGCGTCTGCAAAAGGCTGTGCTGAACATGCCCATCAACAACCCGGACGACAAGAAAGAACGCTTCCCCAAGGAACTCCCCCGTCAGCTCTTCCCCAGTGTGGGTGATTTGGATATTCGAGAAGAGACCGAAGAATACATCATGAAGCACTGCGGCGTCGACCTGCCTCATATCACGGAAGCAGAACGGTCTAAGGCTGCCCCAAAGTCAtcccccacccccaccccGACCCCAGCGTCTGCACCCTCCATGGAACGAATGCCATCATACGAACGAGGCCGCCCCCCGCCCtccgcatcatcaacctccGCCGTCctcgacgacgaagacgaaacCATCTCCCCGGCCCCAATCGAACGTGAACGAAAGCCCTACAGCGTCCAGCCGGGCAGCGGAAAAGTCTACGACGAATTCCAATCCCCGCGCAACTCCACGGGCTCCTTCTCGACGACCTCTCGCCCAGACACGACGGGCCGATCCgaccgagaccgagactcGCTCTACGCGCGCTCGGGCTCTGTTCATACCAAACCCCCCTCCGCACACCGGCTCTCAACACACCACGGCCGCTCCCGCAGTTCTTCTCGCAGTGTCAATCCCTCCAACGAGTATCGCCACTCAGAGGGTGACCTTCACGGCCGGGAGGGCTATGTCCCCCGCTACGGCGGCGCCTCCGCGGCGGGAGATCTCTACTCGGAATCGCCGTCGTCGACTCTCCCGTCAAACGGGCGAGATCATTTGTCTTCGCACCGTGCAAGCCGTgccggggaggaggagtaCTACCGCGGTATGCTTGGTGGGCACGGCGGCGGGCCGGTTCATGAGAGATACTATCGTTAg
- a CDS encoding uncharacterized protein (ID:PFLUO_002415-T1.cds;~source:funannotate) produces MPRKYTPFSGGWSSSLQREVEAIKLPSELMCTICKQPCPQETFSKNQLIALRSAVASKGYEFLNQQDIAKCTPCASSVICERKCHFCGRFQGIDDFSRNQRTREHPICFRCMNFSHADEVGTLEAAIDSAPPRDSATDDTHSRTQSLLEESTDYDDNKSMALVLQGSNRSVQATETGTAYSERSKENHTGKPGFARIKAYKPPKEERAPVPEPEWSHSQGMEQDMDDALETSMKAFDYL; encoded by the exons ATGCCCCGAAAGTACACTCCGTTTTCGGGCGGTTGGAGCTCCTCGCTGCAGCGCGA GGTGGAAGCCATCAAGCTGCCTTCCGA GCTCATGTGCACGATTTGCAAACAGCCCTGCCCGCAGGAAACCTTTTCAAAGAATCAACTCATCGCCCTGCGCAGCGCCGTCGCGTCCAAGGGCTACGAGTTCTTGAACCAGCAGGACATCGCCAAATGTACCCCCTGCGCCAGTTCAGTGATCTGCGAGCGCAAGTGCCACTTCTGTGGTCGCTTCCAGGGCATCGACGACTTCTCCCGGAACCAGCGAACGCGTGAACACCCG ATCTGCTTCCGTTGCATGAATTTTAGCCACGCCGACGAGGTTGGGACCCTCGAAGCGGCCATCGATTCCGCGCCGCCGCGAGACAGTGCCACCGACGACACACACTCCAGGACGCAGAGTCTGCTCGAGGAGAGCACT GACTATGATGACAACAAGTCCATGGCCCTGGTCCTGCAGGGCAGCAACCGCAGCGTTCAGGCCACCGAGACGGGCACTGCGTATTCGGAGCGGTCGAAGGAGAACCACACCGGCAAGCCAGGGTTTGCGCGGATCAAG GCCTACAAACCCCCCAAGGAGGAGCGCGCACCCGTCCCCGAGCCGGAGTGGTCCCATTCCCAGGGCATGGAGCaggacatggatgatgcgCTGGAGACTTCGATGAAGGCGTTTGACTACCTTTGA
- a CDS encoding uncharacterized protein (ID:PFLUO_002416-T1.cds;~source:funannotate), which yields MMEYGPKWRGFRKMCHGLLNVTTSKKYVAYQMLENKQMLYQFLEQPDNFLQHIRRYSNALTTTMVYGWRTSTYEDPKMMQLFEGFSEFAVINQTGTAALIDFFPWLRKLPDFLLPVQRKAKELHKHEKALYLSHWIRVKEESQQNTIKPCFCAGMYEAQKEDGFSDDQAAYMAGTLLEAGSDTTSSTLYAFVQAMVLFPESQRKAQDEIDRVIGPDRLPEMDDLPNLQYIRSCMKETLRWMPTTILGAVPHAVTQDDVYNGYFIPKGAGVVNNVWGIGMDPNRHPSPRTFDPDRYRDDHQSLSDAAANPDPSKRDTFTFGAGRRICQGIHVAERSLFLGMSRTLWAFNIEPALDEKGRPILPDPDRLTQGFVCMPEEFPARITPRSKARADIVTREWQEAERLLDPETKQWLEPPVETVVS from the exons ATGATG GAGTACGGGCCAAAGTGGCGTGGG TTCCGCAAAATGTGCCACGGCTTATTGAATGTGACCACCTCGAAGAAATACGTCGCCTATCAAATGCTCGAGAACAAGCAAATGCTCTACCAATTTCTCGAACAGCCAGACAACTTCCTGCAGCACATTCGCCGATACTCAAACGCACTTACAACAACGATGGTATACGGATGGCGCACATCGACTTACGAGGACCCCAAGATGATGCAGCTCTTCGAAGGCTTCTCCGAATTCGCAGTCATCAACCAGACTGGAACAGCGGCTCTCATTGACTTCTTCCCATGGCTCCGGAAGCTACCCGATttcctcctcccagtccaGCGAAAGGCAAAAGAGCTTCACAAGCATGAAAAAGCTCTGTATTTATCCCATTGGATTCGTGTCAAGGAAGAATCCCAACAGAATACAATCAAGCCATGCTTCTGTGCTGGAATGTACGAGGCACAAAAGGAAGATGGATTTAGTGACGATCAGGCAGCCTACATGGCAGGCACATTGCTTGAAGCCGGCTCTGACACCACATCGAGCACCTTATACGCATTCGTGCAGGCCATGGTTCTATTCCCTGAATCCCAGCGCAAAGCGCAGGATGAGATTGACAGGGTCATCGGACCCGACCGGCTGCCCGAGATGGACGACCTGCCCAATCTGCAGTACATTCGCAGCTGCATGAAAGAAACACTTCGCTGGATGCCGACCACCATTCTCGGCGCAGTGCCCCACGCTGTGACCCAAGATGATGTGTACAATGGCTACTTCATTCCAAAAGGGGCAGGGGTCGTTAACAATGTGTGGGGTATTGGAATGGATCCCAATCGGCACCCAAGTCCACGCACCTTCGACCCAGATCGGTATCGAGACGACCATCAAAGCCTTAGCGATGCAGCAGCAAACCCAGACCCGTCGAAGCGAGATACGTTTACATTCGGAGCAGGGCGCCGCATTTGCCAGGGTATTCATGTTGCCGAGCGGAGTCTGTTTCTCGGCATGTCGCGTACCCTGTGGGCTTTTAATATTGAGCCTGCTTTGGATGAGAAGGGTAGGCCTATCCTGCCTGACCCCGATCGCTTGACTCAAGGGTTTGTCTGTATGCCTGAGGAGTTCCCCGCGAGGATTACCCCGAGGTCAAAGGCACGTGCAGATATAGTGACTAGGGAGTGGCAAGAGGCTGAGAGACTACTGGATCCAGAGACGAAGCAATGGCTGGAACCACCCGTGGAGACGGTCGTGTCTTGA